From Lepisosteus oculatus isolate fLepOcu1 chromosome 8, fLepOcu1.hap2, whole genome shotgun sequence, one genomic window encodes:
- the spred1 gene encoding sprouty-related, EVH1 domain-containing protein 1, protein MSEESANPNNDDSYARVRAVVMTRDDSSGGWLPLGGGGLSCVTVYKVNHQEENGCADFLIQGERLKDKTVVLECVLKKELVYNKVNPIFHHWRINEKKFGLTFQSPADARAFDRGIRRAIEDINQGCPSSYSEPEVPEDGVQANQENTSVCTPTKEPFSRQSVVTSEPCRGCYVRTQAFQEFPSSRRLYYPPQQSQVSFKSTRHVSFQDEDEIVRINPRKDVLIRGYEDYRHPIMWKNDLEREDIDSTTPFSKPDSKKSEYLYPCSDGPESNPIKDSKGSVVFKMQPSPVLKSKKSRRRKEDGERSRCIYCREMFNHEDNWRGQCQDAPDPIKRCIYQVSCMLCAESMLYHCMSDSEGDFSDPCSCDTSDDKFCLRWLALIALSFIAPCMCCYLPLRACHHCGEACRCCGGKHKAAG, encoded by the exons TGACAGTTATGCACGTGTGCGAGCAGTGGTGATGACCCGGGATGACTCAAGTGGTGGATGGCTGCCTTTGGGAGGGGGAGGACTCAGCTGTGTTACGGTCTACAAAGTCAACCATCAGGAGGAGAATGGCTGCGCTGATTTTCTCATCCAAGGAGAACGACTTAAAGACAAAACA GTTGTCTTGGAGTGTGTTTTGAAGAAGGAGCTGGTGTACAACAAGGTTAACCCAATATTTCACCACTGGAGAATCAATGAGAAGAAGTTTGGGCTGACTTTCCAGAGTCCTGCTGATGCAAGAGCCTTTGACAGAGGTATTCGTCGAGCCATCGAGGACATCAACCAAG gttgCCCATCATCTTACAGCGAACCAGAAGTCCCAGAAGATGGAGTACAA GCAAATCAAGAAAATACTTCTGTTTGCACACCGACAAAAGAGCCCTTCTCCAGGCAGAGTGTGGTGACCAGCGAGCCGTGCCGCGGCTGCTACGTCCGGACCCAGGCTTTCCAGGAGTTCCCCTCTTCCCGGAGACTGTACTACCCTCCGCAGCAGAGCCAG GTCTCATTTAAGTCAACACGCCATGTGAGCTTTCAGGATGAAGATGAGATAGTTCGAATAAACCCCCGCAAAGACGTTCTAATCAGAGGGTATGAGGACTACCGACATCCCATCATGTGGAAAAACGACTTGGAAAGAGAGGACATTGATTCCACTACTCCTTTTTCCAAACCAGATTCGAAAAAGTCAGAGTATCTGTACCCCTGCAGTGATGGGCCTGAATCCAACCCCATCAAAGACTCCAAGGGTTCGGTGGTATTCAAAATGCAGCCCTCTCCTGTGCTCAAATCGAAAAAGTCTCGACGAAGGAAGGAGGATGGGGAACGTTCACGGTGCATATACTGCAGAGAGATGTTTAACCATGAGGACAACTGGAGAGGACAGTGCCAAGATGCCCCAGATCCCATTAAGCGATGCATTTACCAAGTGAGCTGCATGCTTTGTGCGGAGAGCATGCTCTACCACTGCATGTCGGATTCAGAGGGCGATTTCTCAGATCCATGCTCATGCGACACTAGTGACGACAAGTTCTGCCTGAGATGGCTGGCACTTATAGCCTTGTCTTTCATCGCCCCCTGTATGTGCTGCTACCTCCCCCTGAGGGCATGTCACCACTGCGGCGAGGCGTGTAGGTGCTGCGGAGGGAAGCACAAAGCAGCGGGATGA